The sequence GCATATCATGATAAGAAAAAACAATTAAGAAAGAAGGATTAAAATGGATACAATATTAACAGACCTTGCAATAATGTTGCTTGTAGGATTGATATTCGAAAAGATAGCCAATAAGCTGAAACTACCAAGTGTAACAGGATATTTGGCAGCGGGGTTATTGCTGGGACCTTCATTACTAAAGATTGTATCGGTTGATATTATTAGTGATTTTGCAATTATATCCAATTTGGCGTTAGGATTTATAGCGTTTTCGGTTGGGGGAGAATTTAAGCTGAGTTATTTTAGGCGTGTTGGAGCGGCACCAATAGTTATTGCTATCTTCGAAGCTTTGGGTGCTATGTTGCTAGTAACGGGTGTTATGTTGTTATTCAATTTTGATCTAACGTTTTCGTTGGTTTTGGGAGCGATAGCAACAGCGACGGCCGCAGCTTCGACAATAATGGTGGTAAAAGAATATAATGCTAAGGGGCCTGTAACAGAAACACTTTTGAGTGTTGTAGCTCTTGATGATGCGGTATGTTTGATTAGTTTTGGATTTGCGGTAACGATTGCAAAGGCAATTGCGACGGGAAGCGGTTCTATGGTAGCGATGTTGTTGGAACCCTTTGGACAGATATTTGGGTCATTAGTGACGGGAGTTGTGTTGGGATTTTTAATGAAGTTTCCTATTATATGGGTTAAGAATAAAGGGGGACAGCTATCTGTTATAATAGCATTTGTGGCATTGACAATTGCCGTTGCGGATTTGTTTGGATTTTCGAGTTTGCTAACTTGTATGGCAATGGGAGCGATGTTTGCGAATGTGTATGTTGAAAGTGATAGCATTGTGGATGTAGCAGATGAAATTACTCCGCCTCTTTATATGATATTCTTTGTGATTTCTGGCGCGGAACTAGATGTATCGGTATTGCCGACGTTGGGGCTTGTGGGAATGATTTATATTGTGTTTCGAGTAGTAGGAAAAATTTCTGGGGCAGCGATAGCGGCAAAGATTATGCGTGCTCCGGCAACTGTTCAAAAATATTTGGGGGCAACGCTGATTCCGCAAGAGGGAGTTGCTATTGCATTAGCGCTATTGGCAGAAGACGTGGTGCCGGAATATGCTATTCAAATCAGAGCAATTGTACTTTGTGGAACATTTATTTATGGAATGATAGGGCCTGCCCTTACTAAGACTGCATTAAAAAGAGCAGGGGAAATCGATTAAAACTCGTTGTCAAAAAAATTATTATTGGCAGCGGTGGGCGAGGTTGTTGCGGTTAATTGATTTGATGGTTCAGGAAGAATTTCTATATTGCAATGAGGAATGCTCTTGTTTCTAAATTGCCATATAGTAGCGTAAGGTAATTTGCCAAGCATTTTTTTGGCAGTGTTTTCGCTAAGAGTTCGTACGTATACTTCTTTTTTTTCATTATATACGCGGTAATATGTTCCCATACCGACGGGCAAATTGTATTGCTGCATATATATTGAGAAATCAACAAATTCTTCGATCGTTATTTTATTTTCCATCAATGCTCGGGCAGCCTGAACAAGCGATGGGTTGTATGGATCAGTGATTTGGGGGGTAGTATCATATTTAGCAACTTCTATTTTAAGGAGATACATTTCTTTCATAATACTTTCTTTTAGGGAATTTACTCTTTTTATGCTGGGCTCATATTTAAATTTGGTTAAATGGAAGAAGAAAATTTCTCGAACGGCTATATCGAATACGTTGCTTAGGTTTTTTTGAACTCTAAAGCGTACTTCTGGAAAATTTCTGGGAATTTTGACGGGTTCAGAATCCATAATTTTCTTAGGATTATTTTTCTTCTGCATTAAGTTATCGTATAAATCGTTATGATAATTTTTGTAATATGTGTGAGTGCATTTTTTGAGGCGAGAGTCTAGTTCCATGGCATCCGGGATACCCATAACCTTGAGATATACATATCCAGTGACTAATGCGTCATATAAAGCAGTGTGAAATTTATAAAATCTAGTGTGTAAAGGACTTGCTAGATTGCTAATGAGATGCTTAATTTGGGCTTTAGTAATATTAAAATTATCAGCTTTAATCTCTAAAGTGCCCCGACCACATACTTCTAGTTGGGTCCGTTGTTTTAATTTATTTAAGTTTGTTGGAGTATTAATTGTTTTGTCAAGAGATTTTAAATCGTGTTCTAAGCTCATTCCGACAAATTTTATTTCATTTAGAGGGTATGTTTGTTCGCAACCTTTTAAAAATTCATTGATACATCCGGCCATAGGTTGAGGATTATTAATGTGATAGTTATTTTGATTTTCTTTAAATTTAATATCTGAGGCTCCGGATTGACTAATAAAAATTTCTAATACGCGTATGAGTTTATTTCTATCAAATAAAATAAGAGCTAGTTCGCGAACTAGCCCAAATTCGTCAAATTCACAATCTAATGTCATATATATTTTTTCCATGTTTTGGTCTCCTAAGTTTTAGTTATAAAGGGGTAAATATGTACAGAAGTCTGTTGCATGTGACCCCCCCCTCGCAAAGGAGGGAATGATTTTGTATGATTGAATATATAAAGGGGGGCAACAACGTTTTTTTTAAGGAATAAAAAATTCTTCTTCATCTTCTGCAGTTGGTTGATACTCTGGTGTATAAACTAGAGGTGGTAATAATTCGGGTATTGATATTTGAGGCATTGCTGGCGATGGTGCGGATGGCGGAGTTGGTAACGGCAATGGCTCGGGAGTTGGTATTACAGTTGGTGGAGCAGGAGCTAGTGTAGGTTCTGGTATCACAGAGTCTATTATAGTTACTGGAGTTTGTATTAATTGTGGTTCTGGTATTAAAGTTGAAGTAAGCGGTTCTGTAGGTGGTGGAGGTGGAATTATAATAACTTGTTCTTCTACAGGAGCGGTAGGCAAATCAACTTTAACTTCTAAGGATGGCATTTCTGGAGAAGAATGATGTCCAGTACAATATTCATCTATTATATGTTCCGGTCTAAAATAGTCTGTGTGAGTTTTGGTACAGTTATAGGTAGGTTTCATTCCTGTAATTGAGCACACAGTGGCTTTTACATATCCAGTAGTTGTGGGTGTAAAATCTCGATATGGCAAATCTTCATGAATTTCTTGCATGATTTTGGCCCATATAGTTAGATGATGTGTACTAGACGAAGTAAGTTCTTCTGGTATATCGTGTCCTAACCAAATGGCAGCAGTATAGTATGGCGTATATCCTGCAAAGGTTAAGTCTTTTGATTCATTAGTTGTTCCAGTTTTACCGGCTATTGGATGAGAATAAAAATCTTGATTAATTTTTGTTCCTGTACCTATTTTGATAACATCTTCCATCATATCTGTAAGCAAATATGCTGTAGAAGCTGAAACAACTTGATGAGTTTCTTGGTGTCCTTCTGGATTTTCAGGACTAGGCGGACTATTATCAAATAGCATATTTCCGTCCATATCTAAAATTTTGGTATATAATATTGGTTCGTGGTATACACCAGCATTAGCTAGAGCTGCATATGCACCGGCCAAATCAATTGTAGTGACTCCGTGAGTGAGACCACCTAAAGGTAATGCGTATACTTTATCTTTACCATTTTTATTAAGTGTTCTAAATCCAAAATTTTGTACATATTGATACGCTGTATCAAGACCTAGCATTTGAACGGTGCGAACTGCCATTGTGTTTACAGAATGCCAAATACCTCGACGCATTGTTGACGGACCTACATATACGTTATCATGGTTTTTTGGTGTGTAAAATTCTGTTGGCGTAATTTCTATTGTTAAAGGTTCGTCCAAAAGAATAGATCCGGGAGAAAGGAGTCCGGTATCAAGAGCTGGCGCATATGCTGCTAGTATTTTAAATGTAGAACCAGGTTGTCGAGTTGCTTGTGTAGCACGATTGAAAGTACGGCTACCAGATTTTTCCCCTCGGCCTCCCGATAATGCAGGAACATAGCCAGTTTGGTTATCGATTATTACAAAAGAAGCTTGAGGTTCTAAAGTTTCGTATACTGTTTCCAAATAGGTCATGTCCTCCGTAATGCCCCATTCTTTTAACTTTGTGTTTTTAAATGAATCTACTTGATAAAAGTTTGAAACAAATCCTATTGCGCTGTAGTGTTTTTGAGTATCATCATCGTTGATAACAGAAACACGATAATCTACCTGAATTTTTTTCTCATTATTAGGATACAAGTTGCCGTTATTTATCACACGATCGACTATCTCTTGTATTTCAGGATTAAACGTAGTATATATTTTTAGTCCTCCACCATATAACATATTGGTAGCTTCGTCTTCTGTCATATCTGCTTCTGCAACAAAGTCTCGAATTACAGAGTCAATAACAGCGTCCACAAAAGAAGTGTGTGGTACTATTGCGGCTACAAATTCGTCATTGAGAGCACTTATTTTGCCAAAAAGTGTTCCTTGTGCGGTATCGCCTGATCTTGTGGTATAGAATTGAATAGTATCTGACCCGGGTATCGCAGAAACAACTTCTATATTTGGATTTTCATCTAAAGCGTTTTGTGCATCTTGTGTAAATTGAGGATTTGTTGGTAATGCCTTTTCGGCAAGAGCTCCTAGTCGTTCTTCCTCTGTTATATATCCTTGCTCTACCATATTGTGAAGGATAAGTTGAGCTTTATCCCAGTTTGCTTCTGGGTTGGTAACAGGGCTAAAGTTAGATGGAGATTGTGTTATTCCAGCAAGTATGGCAGATTCGGCTAAAGTCAAATCGGATACATCTTTGTTAAAATATCTATCAGATGCTGCTTGGACTCCGTTCATTCCATGTCCTAGCGCTAGTGTATTTAAATAGTATTCAAGAATAAGATCTT is a genomic window of Candidatus Epulonipiscium viviparus containing:
- a CDS encoding cation:proton antiporter is translated as MDTILTDLAIMLLVGLIFEKIANKLKLPSVTGYLAAGLLLGPSLLKIVSVDIISDFAIISNLALGFIAFSVGGEFKLSYFRRVGAAPIVIAIFEALGAMLLVTGVMLLFNFDLTFSLVLGAIATATAAASTIMVVKEYNAKGPVTETLLSVVALDDAVCLISFGFAVTIAKAIATGSGSMVAMLLEPFGQIFGSLVTGVVLGFLMKFPIIWVKNKGGQLSVIIAFVALTIAVADLFGFSSLLTCMAMGAMFANVYVESDSIVDVADEITPPLYMIFFVISGAELDVSVLPTLGLVGMIYIVFRVVGKISGAAIAAKIMRAPATVQKYLGATLIPQEGVAIALALLAEDVVPEYAIQIRAIVLCGTFIYGMIGPALTKTALKRAGEID
- a CDS encoding transglycosylase domain-containing protein; this translates as MFIQFYNCGNESYMDYSKKIKEENDAEQKSHREIKRTTLLGFKIFLIGLVIVVFGVCGAALAWVLNVIDAAPDVNTLDLKPRDNYTTFIYDVYGNEIDRLNSNQGEARIYATLDEIPYYLQKALIAIEDARFYQHNGVDIRGALRAILVNIQTASLSEGASTITQQLIKNNILTTDRTFERKLQEMYLALQFEKKYDKDLILEYYLNTLALGHGMNGVQAASDRYFNKDVSDLTLAESAILAGITQSPSNFSPVTNPEANWDKAQLILHNMVEQGYITEEERLGALAEKALPTNPQFTQDAQNALDENPNIEVVSAIPGSDTIQFYTTRSGDTAQGTLFGKISALNDEFVAAIVPHTSFVDAVIDSVIRDFVAEADMTEDEATNMLYGGGLKIYTTFNPEIQEIVDRVINNGNLYPNNEKKIQVDYRVSVINDDDTQKHYSAIGFVSNFYQVDSFKNTKLKEWGITEDMTYLETVYETLEPQASFVIIDNQTGYVPALSGGRGEKSGSRTFNRATQATRQPGSTFKILAAYAPALDTGLLSPGSILLDEPLTIEITPTEFYTPKNHDNVYVGPSTMRRGIWHSVNTMAVRTVQMLGLDTAYQYVQNFGFRTLNKNGKDKVYALPLGGLTHGVTTIDLAGAYAALANAGVYHEPILYTKILDMDGNMLFDNSPPSPENPEGHQETHQVVSASTAYLLTDMMEDVIKIGTGTKINQDFYSHPIAGKTGTTNESKDLTFAGYTPYYTAAIWLGHDIPEELTSSSTHHLTIWAKIMQEIHEDLPYRDFTPTTTGYVKATVCSITGMKPTYNCTKTHTDYFRPEHIIDEYCTGHHSSPEMPSLEVKVDLPTAPVEEQVIIIPPPPPTEPLTSTLIPEPQLIQTPVTIIDSVIPEPTLAPAPPTVIPTPEPLPLPTPPSAPSPAMPQISIPELLPPLVYTPEYQPTAEDEEEFFIP